Part of the Cystobacter ferrugineus genome, CCAGCGGCTGAAGCCCCCGGCGAGCGAGGCCACGCGGGTGTAGCCCATGTGCTGCAGCGTGGCGGCCGCCAGCGCCGAGCGGGTGCCTCCGGCGCAGTAGAGGATGAGCTCCTCGTCGCGCGCGGCCTTCTCCTCGATGCGCAGCTCCAGGAAGCCCCGGGGGATGTGGAGGGCACCGGGAAGCCGTCCTCCCGCGTACTCGTCGCCCTCGCGCACGTCGATGAGCTTCACGGGCGCGCGCGTGTCCAGCAGGCGCTTGACGTCCTCGGTGGAGACCTCGCGGATCTCCTTCTTGGTGGCGGACAACAATTCACGGAAGGTGGGGGCCATCGGACCCCCATATAACCCGCGCCTGCCGGGTTTTTCCTTCCAGAAGCCGGGGAGCCCGGGAGGTTTCATCTCACCTCGGGCGTGGGAATCGCCCTCCAGCGGACACCCGGCGTGCGTCACGGCGGGGGCCCGGCCGCCTGAAAGCCGGGGGTTGGATGGCAATCCGGGGGACTGGCGTTATAAGGCGCCTGTAAGGAGACCGACCGACATGGACACCACGACGACCCCCGCTCAAACGACCCCCTCCGCCCAGGGCGCGCCCGCTCCCGCGGTGCGGCTCACCGAGGCCGCCGTGGCCCAGGTGAAGAAGGTCATCCAGGACCAGGGCTTCCAGGACTACCTCTTCTCCATCCGGGTGGTGCCGGCCGGCTGCAGCGGCCTGGGCTACGACCTGAACATGGTGCGCGAGGCCAAGCCCCACGACATCCAGTGGGAGCAGGATGGCGTGAAGATCACCACCGACGCGCTGAGCAGCCAGTACCTGGCGGGCACGGAGATCGACTTCGTCTCCTCCATCACCGGCGCGGGCTTCAAGTTCAACAACCCGAACGCGAAGTCCTCCTGCGGCTGCGGCACCTCGTTCTCCACCTGAGGCGCCGTCCGCGTCACACGAGGGGGGGCGTGAACCGCGCGTAGTGGATGAAACCCTCGTTGGCGGGCTGGAGGCATTTCTCGTCTCCAGCCCGTTTCCATTCCTGGCCCCTTTCTCCTGCGCCTCCAGTATCCGGATGGCCGCGTGTCTCGAGCCTGTCCCGCGCTCGACACCTTTCCCAGACCATCCTGCCATTGCCGGGTTTCTACGGTCCCCCCCTCACCGGTGCGTGACCACGAGTGGCGCATGTGCACCTCGGGGGGGATGGATGAAAACGATTGCAGGATTCATTTCAATCTTTTGCATGAGGCCCACCCGGCTCGTCTGGGTCTCACTCATGGTCGCGCTGTTGTCACCCGCCCACCTCCGCGCGCAGGCAGCGTCCGTCCAGACTCCCTGCCCGCCGATGCGGCTGCCCGGCCTGCACGGTCCGGCGTGCGTGACGCGCGACAGCTTCGGCATCCCCACATCCATGCAATCGATCTCCATGACCTGCTCTTCCTCCAAGGGTGGGTGCACGCCCAGGATCGGCTGTTCCAGATGGACGTGCGCCGCCGTCAGGCGAGCGGCACCCTGGCCGAGCTGCTCGGAGCCCAGGCGCTGCCCAGCGACGTGCGGATGCGTACCTTCGGGCTGAGGCGTGCCGCAGAGCGCAGCCTCTCCGTGCTGTCCGTCCGTGCGCGCGCGGGGCTCCAGGCCTACGCCGAAGGAGTCAATGCCTACGTCGCTCGCAACCCGCTCCCGCCCGAATACGCGGAGCTCCGGCTGACGCGCGTCGAGCCGTGGACGCCCGTGGACAGCATCGCCTACCTCAAGCTGCTCCTGTTCTTCCTGTCCTTCGAGCTCGACATCGAAGACACGGTCACCTTGATGGCCTACCAGCAGGCGGGGCTGGAGCGAGGTTTCAACGGCACGGCGCTCTACTTCCAGGATGTCAATCGTGTACAGCCCTTCACCCCCGCATCCACCGTGCCGGACTCGGGCGCGCCGGTGCCCTGGCGTCCCCTGCCGTCCGCACTCGAGACGGACGCCGTGGCGGCCAGACTCGATCCGGCCGTCCTCCGCCTCGCGCGCCAGTACCGCGAGCAGGGGAGCGCCATCCCCAGGTTGCAGGAGGTGGAAGACGAGCTCCGCGCCATGGGGAACCTGGGTTCCAATGCGTGGGTGGTGTCCGGGCGGTACACCGCTACGGGGCGGCCGCTGTTCGCCAATGATCCGCACCTCCCGACCGAGGCGCCCTCCGCCATCTACCCCATCCACTTGCGGTCCCCGTCTCTCGATGTCGCCGGTGGCGGCTTCGCCGGGCTGCCGCTGGTGAGCTTTGGTCACAACCGGCACGTGTCCTGGGGCATCACCCACAACCCCACGGATGTGACGGACACCTTCTCCGAGCGCGTGGTGCGGGACGCGAACTCCCCCAGCGGGTTGAGCACCCTCTACCTGGGGAGGCGGGAGCCGGTGCTGGCCCTGCGCGAGGTGTTCCGCGCCAACCGGCGCGGCGGGGGCCTGGATGACATCGCCGTCGTGCCTCCTGGAGCGGGCGTGCCGGAGTTCATCTACCTCGTCCCTCGCCGCGACAATGGTCCACTGCTGACGTTCGACGTGGAGGCTGGCGTGGGGCTGAGCGTCCAGTACACCGGCTTTGGTGCCACGCGGGACATCGAGGCCGCCTTCCATACCTCCGAGGCGCGCAACCTGGAGGAATTCCGCAGGGCGTCGCTGTACTTAGACACGGGCTCGTCGAACCTCGCCTACGCTGACATCGAGGGCCATATCGCTTACATCACCACCGGGGAGATCCCACTGCGAGAGGATCTGCAAGCCGGGTACGTGGCGGGCCTGCCGCCGTTCTTCATCCGCAACGGCACGGGCGGCAATGAGTGGCTCGCCGTGCGCAACCCGCGGCCGGTGCAGTCAATCCCTTATGAGATCCTCCCGGTGGAGGAGCTGCCCCAAGCCATCGATCCCCCCGCGGGTTGGTTCGCCAATGCCAACAATGATCCGGTAGCCCTCACGCTCGACAACGATCCGCTCAACCAGCTCCGCCCTGGAGGAGGCCTCTATTACCTCAGCGCTTCCTACAATCGCTTCCGCGCCGGCCGCATCACCCAGGTGCTGCGCGCGCAGGTGGCCGCCGGCCATGTCTCGCTCGGAGACATGGAGGCCTTGCAGGCCGACACCGTCCTCCTGGACGCGCAGTTCTTCACTCCCTATCTCGTTCGCGCGCTGACGTCCGGACAGGACAGCGGCGAGCCCCTGCTGCGCGAGCTGGCCCGGCGGCCGGATGTGGCGGAGGCCGTCGGACGGCTGGCGCGCTGGGACTTCACCACGCCCACCGGCATTCCCGAGGGGTATGACGCCTCGGACGTGGACGGGCTGAGAGTCGCGCCGACACGTGCCGAGGTGGAAGCGAGCATCGCGGCCACGCTGTATTCCGTGTGGCGCGGGCAGCTCGTGCGGGAGGTGATTGACCGGACGCTGGTGGCGAATGGCATTGCGCGTGAAGCGGATGGTTCCCGGGCGTTGGTGGCGGTGCGGCACCTGCTGGAGACGTTCGACGGACGGGGTGGGGTCGGGGCGTCAGGCCTGGACTTCTTCGCCCGCCCGGGTGTGGCGAGCGCGGAGGCTCGCCGGGACGTGGCCCTGCTGTCGGCCATGGCGCGTGCGCTCGAGCTCCTGCGGGGCCCGGGCTTTGCTCCAGCCTTCGGAGGCTCGGCACGCCAGGAGGACTACCGCTGGGGCCGGCTGCACCGGGTCCTCTTCAATCATCCGCTCGGGCCCCCGTACTCCATCCCCCCGGCCGGAGGCACCTTCCCCCCGCCGCTGGAGGGCTTGCCCGGAATCCCCGTGGACGGGGGCTTCGAGACGGTGGACCAGTCCACCCATGTCGTCCGGGGAGAGTCCGCCCAGGCGTTCATGACATTCTTCGTCCCAGGCCATCGGCTCGTGGCGGACCTGTCGCGCCGGCGAGTCAGAGCCCACTACTCCCTGTCCGGGGGCGTGAGCGGAGTGCCTGGCGACCCGCGGTCCGTGGAACTGCTGCCGCGCTGGTTGACCAACGACTTTATTCCCCTGCTCACCCAGCCGGAGGAGCTGTTGCGGAACATCCGGAGCGTGGATTGTTTCGTGCCTTGAAAAGGCTCTCCACTTGCTGGCCCCCTGAGCCGCTCCCGCTCGGGTTGGAGGAATTGCTACCCTGGAGGGAGCGCGTCTCGGGAGTGGAGCACCTTGCGCGGGAACTCGCAGGACGATGAGCAGGTAGCCCAGCGCCGCCCAGGCGTACACCTCCGGCCGCAGATAGGCCCCGGCGATTTGCTTCGTCTCGTACAGCAGCTCGGGCAGGGCGATGACCATCACGAGCGAGGTGTCCTTCGAGAGCGCCGCCAGCTCGTTGACGACCGGAGGCAACAGCCGCCGGAACGTCTGTGGGAGGATGATGCGGCGCATGGCCAGCTCGTAGCTCATCCCGAGCGCCCGCGCGGCCTCCATCTGCCCCTTGTCGATGGACTCGATGCCGGCGCGGAAGAGCTCCGCGAGGTAGGCCGCCGCGTTCAGCGAGAGCGCGACGATGCCCGCGGTCATCGCTCCGAGTCTCACGCCGATCATCAGTGGCAGGGCGAGGCGAGGTCGACGTCGAAGCCCACGGGCTTGCCCTCCTGGAGGAACTCCATGGGAGGGTAGGTGGCGTCGAGGGCCACCCGCAGCACGCCCGAGTCGCGCAGCCGCGCTGGAGTCGGAACGCTGGCGGATGCGGAGTAGGGAAGGGCCACCGCCAGCAGCAGCACCACTGCCCCGAGCGAGGGGCGCTTCACCCACCGAGGATCTTCACGGGCGGCGTGCCGCGCCACCCCGAGGGTGACTCGGGGCCGGGGGGGGCTGGTTGGGCTACTTGCCCTTGGTGCTCTTCACCTTCCAGACGGAGGGGCGCGGCGTGCCATTTCCCAGCAGCGCTTGTGCCGCGGGCAGGAAGGGATGCTGCGCGGGAAGGTTGTCGACGAGCCGGCGTGCCAGCTCCTGCGCCTTCTCCTTCTGCCTGGCCTTGGCGTAGGAGATGGCCAGGTTCAACACGGGCTCGGGCTCCTGGGGCGCACAGTCGTGCGCCTGCTCCAGCGCCTTGATGGCACGCTCCAACGCGTCCGGGCCTCTCTGGCGCAAGAGGAACAGGGCCATGTTGTTGTGGGCCACCCAGTCCTTGGGATCCAGCGCCAGCGCCTCCTCGTAGGCGCGCAGGGCCCCGGCGAAATCCGGGGACTTCTGTCGCTCACACGCCTCGGCCTCCAGCAGCTTGAGCCACACGGTGGCGCGCATGCCCCGTTTGTACGCCGCGTTCATCAGCTCGAGCGCCTCGCGGGTACGCAGGCCCTTCACCATCTCCGAGGCCTGCTCGAAGACGGCCCGCTGCTCTCGCGCCTCCGGGGTGTCCTTCGCGGACGGCGCCGAGGTGAGGGACTGGAGCGCGTCGCGCAGCAGCTTGGAGCCGGGCACCTGCTTCAGACCCAGCTCCAGCACGCGCCGGGCCGAGCGCCGCTTGCCCCGCCCCGATGCCAGGTAGGCCACGGCATGGTAGCCCCGCTCGTCCTTGGGGTTGAGCCGCAGGCCCCGGATGAAGTGGTACCCCGCCTCGACCTGGTTGCCGTACAACATGTAGGCCCGTCCCAGCTCGTAGCGGATGTCGGGGTGCGTGGGGGCGAGCTGCATGGCGTCATCGAGCGCGGCGCACGCCTTGAGCGGCTCGCCCAGGGCGCACAGCGCGATGCCCAGGCCATACAACGCCTCGACCCGGGGCGTGGGCGTCTCGACGAGCGGGCGGTAGAACTCCCACGCCTTGTCCCATTGCTGGCGCCGCATGGCCAGGGTCGCGCGCGCCAGGAGCACTTCCGGATCGTTGCCCTTGCCGGAGGGGTCCGCGCGCGTCAGCAATTGCTCGGCCTTCTCGTTCTCTCCAGAAGACACGGCCACCCGGGCGAGCGCGATGAGGGCTTCGGTATCTCCTGGCTTCTGGGCCAGACGCTTCGTGGCCTGCTCCGAGGCTTCCTTGAAACGGCCCGCCGCCAGTAATTGATTGAGGGACTCCATGATTTGTCTTCTCCTCGCGGATCAATCGACCGGCGCCAGGCACCGGGATCCAAACCCATACTTGAGAAACTCGGGAACAGAGGACTTCGGGGGGGGGCCGAGCGGGCCAGCCCCCACGAAGCGCCTCCTCAGCGGTAGTAGCCCTCGTGCCGGTCGTAACCCCCCCCGTCACCCCCGTAGGAGCGGCGCCTCTCTCCACGATCGTCAACCCAGTAGAGCTTCGTTTCGTGGTTGTCGCGGAAGCGGCGCGCATGCCCCCCGATTTCGGTGTCGCGGTGCCTGCTGTGCACGTTCAGGCTTTCGACGTCTTCGCCGTAACGCACCCGTCCGTGGTACTGCACCTCGACGTAATCGCCATGGGGATCCGCGGGGCTGGAGGGGCGCCTGCCCATCACATTGTCGAAGGTGTGATTGGTGGTTCTGTAGAGCACGTGATCGTTGTGCCTGCGCGTGCCCAGGTCCTCGCTCCGGTTGGCACGCGCCGAGTCGAAATAGCTATACGTGGCCCGGTCGTGGGTTTCCGGCCTGATTCTCAGGTGGGCGTCGCCGGCAAAGGGCGCCGTGCCATGGGGACTGTCGGTCATGTTGAGCGCGCCGTACGAGGGGTGGGCGTAGGCCGGAACCCCGCGGTAGTGGTTGTCGTACAGCGAGTTCTCGACGGTTTGGCGTTGGGCCTGGCCAAGCTGTGCCCCGCTGATATTGGTCTCGAACATGTTCCGGTGATAGTCGTCATCGGCCATCGCCTCCATCACCGAGGTGCCGTCGTCCAGCCGCGCCGCGGGGTTGAAGTTGATGGTGCTATGCGTCTCGGCCATCCGCCTCCGTCCCGCATCCACCTCCGCCCTGGAATACCCGCGACTTTCCCCGCGCGCGTACAGCGCCTCGGTGTGTCGGTCCGACTGATATGCGGCGTTCTCCTCGGCCTCATTGAGGAACTGCCGCTGGTGCGTACTCGTCGGCCTACCCATGGCGTAGTGATGATCTCGCTGGGTGAACATGTTGGGGCGTGGATATCGGTCAATGGGCGGCATGGTCGGGACTCCCGCGCGACGTTGATGACACGATTCATTTTAACCCCCGACACACCCATTTCCAAGCCGTTCTAACGAGAAAATTATTTTTTCCTGGAATTGGGAGTTTCTCAAGAACTGGGACGACAGGAGGCCGTGCGTCTCGGGCCCGTGCGACATCTGACTATTGTCAGGGCCTCCTGCCGCTGATGGGTTTTCGTGTGCGACGC contains:
- a CDS encoding transporter substrate-binding domain-containing protein gives rise to the protein MKRPSLGAVVLLLAVALPYSASASVPTPARLRDSGVLRVALDATYPPMEFLQEGKPVGFDVDLASPCH
- a CDS encoding DUF3626 domain-containing protein encodes the protein MPPIDRYPRPNMFTQRDHHYAMGRPTSTHQRQFLNEAEENAAYQSDRHTEALYARGESRGYSRAEVDAGRRRMAETHSTINFNPAARLDDGTSVMEAMADDDYHRNMFETNISGAQLGQAQRQTVENSLYDNHYRGVPAYAHPSYGALNMTDSPHGTAPFAGDAHLRIRPETHDRATYSYFDSARANRSEDLGTRRHNDHVLYRTTNHTFDNVMGRRPSSPADPHGDYVEVQYHGRVRYGEDVESLNVHSRHRDTEIGGHARRFRDNHETKLYWVDDRGERRRSYGGDGGGYDRHEGYYR
- a CDS encoding penicillin acylase family protein, which encodes MRDARQLRHPHIHAIDLHDLLFLQGWVHAQDRLFQMDVRRRQASGTLAELLGAQALPSDVRMRTFGLRRAAERSLSVLSVRARAGLQAYAEGVNAYVARNPLPPEYAELRLTRVEPWTPVDSIAYLKLLLFFLSFELDIEDTVTLMAYQQAGLERGFNGTALYFQDVNRVQPFTPASTVPDSGAPVPWRPLPSALETDAVAARLDPAVLRLARQYREQGSAIPRLQEVEDELRAMGNLGSNAWVVSGRYTATGRPLFANDPHLPTEAPSAIYPIHLRSPSLDVAGGGFAGLPLVSFGHNRHVSWGITHNPTDVTDTFSERVVRDANSPSGLSTLYLGRREPVLALREVFRANRRGGGLDDIAVVPPGAGVPEFIYLVPRRDNGPLLTFDVEAGVGLSVQYTGFGATRDIEAAFHTSEARNLEEFRRASLYLDTGSSNLAYADIEGHIAYITTGEIPLREDLQAGYVAGLPPFFIRNGTGGNEWLAVRNPRPVQSIPYEILPVEELPQAIDPPAGWFANANNDPVALTLDNDPLNQLRPGGGLYYLSASYNRFRAGRITQVLRAQVAAGHVSLGDMEALQADTVLLDAQFFTPYLVRALTSGQDSGEPLLRELARRPDVAEAVGRLARWDFTTPTGIPEGYDASDVDGLRVAPTRAEVEASIAATLYSVWRGQLVREVIDRTLVANGIAREADGSRALVAVRHLLETFDGRGGVGASGLDFFARPGVASAEARRDVALLSAMARALELLRGPGFAPAFGGSARQEDYRWGRLHRVLFNHPLGPPYSIPPAGGTFPPPLEGLPGIPVDGGFETVDQSTHVVRGESAQAFMTFFVPGHRLVADLSRRRVRAHYSLSGGVSGVPGDPRSVELLPRWLTNDFIPLLTQPEELLRNIRSVDCFVP
- a CDS encoding tetratricopeptide repeat protein, which gives rise to MESLNQLLAAGRFKEASEQATKRLAQKPGDTEALIALARVAVSSGENEKAEQLLTRADPSGKGNDPEVLLARATLAMRRQQWDKAWEFYRPLVETPTPRVEALYGLGIALCALGEPLKACAALDDAMQLAPTHPDIRYELGRAYMLYGNQVEAGYHFIRGLRLNPKDERGYHAVAYLASGRGKRRSARRVLELGLKQVPGSKLLRDALQSLTSAPSAKDTPEAREQRAVFEQASEMVKGLRTREALELMNAAYKRGMRATVWLKLLEAEACERQKSPDFAGALRAYEEALALDPKDWVAHNNMALFLLRQRGPDALERAIKALEQAHDCAPQEPEPVLNLAISYAKARQKEKAQELARRLVDNLPAQHPFLPAAQALLGNGTPRPSVWKVKSTKGK
- a CDS encoding HesB/IscA family protein — protein: MDTTTTPAQTTPSAQGAPAPAVRLTEAAVAQVKKVIQDQGFQDYLFSIRVVPAGCSGLGYDLNMVREAKPHDIQWEQDGVKITTDALSSQYLAGTEIDFVSSITGAGFKFNNPNAKSSCGCGTSFST